The following coding sequences lie in one Arabidopsis thaliana chromosome 3, partial sequence genomic window:
- a CDS encoding interferon-activable protein, with amino-acid sequence MEPAHIDWKRIDSRFVEDVFYEHIRAPKWFDFLAPTHFDSIDDDAWFCKPECNHPKRPEDFFSTPTSSKHPSLRDTNETLTEQNQRRRGYALSPSTPNNQESENQNPNLATPPSYQAKSWRAAIKSTSVKKMNKEVPRLKSTQSARNLFSGRDIFGHISDFCYELKRLATRVTEREDTGKSEVKESHQVGEIVNQPYSVHDLELKKERKPLLEVSKDKLPESTDVKGSTFKENRRRKKRVDDAENIPVSLNVETVKNKGEEGRRKKRMDDAENIPVPLKLETIKNKGHERFLQQIRTNPPSPQCFSENRTATLKPLRTKPTVCNQHFPFPC; translated from the exons ATGGAGCCTGCTCATATCGATTGGAAGAGAATCGATTCTCGTTTTGTTGAAGACGTTTTTTACGAACACATCAGAGCTCCTAAATGGTTCGATTTCTTGGCCCCTACCCATTTTGACTCCATTGACGACGATGCTTGGTTCTGCAAACCTG AATGTAATCATCCCAAGAGACCTGAGGACTTTTTCTCAACGCCGACTTCTTCCAAG CATCCAAGTCTGAGGGATACGAATGAGACTCTAACAGAGCAGAATCAGAG GAGGAGGGGATATGCTTTATCACCTTCTACTCCAAACAACCAAGAAAGTGAAAATCAGAACCCGAACTTAGCCACACCTCCAAGCTACCAAGCAAAATCATGGAGAGCAGCAATTAAATCAACTTCTGTCAAGAAGATGAATAAAGAAGTTCCAAGACTAAAGAGCACACAATCAGCTAGAAATCTGTTTTCAGGGAGAGACATATTTGGTCATATCTCAGATTTCTGCTATGAATTGAAGAGATTAGCCACAAGGGTTACTGAGAGAGAAGATACTGGGAAATCTGAAGTGAAGGAGAGTCATCAAGTGGGTGAAATAGTAAATCAGCCTTACTCTGTTCATGACTTGGaattgaaaaaggaaagaaagcCACTGCTTGAAGTAAGCAAAGATAAGCTCCCTGAGTCCACGGATGTTAAAGGAAGCACATTTAAAGAGAACCgtagaagaaagaa GAGAGTGGATGATGCAGAGAACATTCCTGTCTCACTTAATGTGGAGACTGTAAAAAACAAAGGAGAGGAGGgtagaagaaagaa GAGAATGGATGATGCAGAGAACATCCCAGTTCCTCTAAAACTGGAGACTATAAAGAACAAAGGACACGAACGATTCCTGCAGCAAATCAGGACAAACCCACCATCTCCTCAATGCTTCTCTGAGAACCGGACAGCTACATTGAAACCCTTGAGGACCAAACCTACGGTATGTAATCAACACTTTCCTTTTCCCTGCTAA
- a CDS encoding SWAP (Suppressor-of-White-APricot)/surp domain-containing protein / D111/G-patch domain-containing protein: MCPTENNKQIWASFTCYILDAQQSTFLITIQSSPIVGLLFPFYSTSFRRLLTWNRRSDFNSTIALGLLAMDKGAPPSIFVNDGSFMERFRQLQQEKDKDKDKVVQVEDSKPVKIISNPKPAANKISIGLKPNDAQKKGGKLAFSLKQKSKLLAPPVKLGTEEDEDDEDVKHEQGFGSVKRQKLEQRDTPVKSAKVSDVAPPPPSDPTVKKVADKLASFVAKHGRPFEHITRQKNPGDTPFKFLFDENCADYKYYVFRLAEEEKLISQTKDSGVLHSGDAGSRTSTAAIPLQKPAYQQTGYQIPASALYDTPVEPGASSRSAQASITRPSDSDSFSGPRGADPLSMMEFYMKKAAQEEKMRRPRQSKDEMPPPASLQGPSETSSTDPGKRGHHMGDYIPLEELDKFLSKCNDAAAQKATKEAAEKAKIQADNVGHKLLSKMGWKEGAYLHHSICKLVPLFLSVSCAFMETKSLENWRSGLQVKV; the protein is encoded by the exons ATGTGTCCAActgaaaacaacaaacaaatatggGCCTCCTTTACGTGTTATATATTAGATGCACAACAATCGACTTTTCTGATTACGATTCAATCCTCTCCGATCGTTGGCCTCCTGTTTCCGTTTTACTCGACATCGTTCCGACGACTTTTGACCTGGAATCGACGCAG TGACTTCAATTCAACTATTGCACTTGGTTTGTTGGCAATGGACAAAGGAGCACCTCCTAGTATTTTTGTGAATGATGGGTCATTCATGGAAAGATTCAGACAGCTTCAACAGGAGAAAGATAAAGACAAGGATAAGGTTGTCCAAGTTGAGGATTCTAAGCCGGTGAAGATTATATCAAATCCCAAACCTGCTGCTAATAAAATTTCCATTGGATTAAAGCCCAATGATGCCCAGAAGAAAGGTGGTAAGCTTGCTTTCAGCTTGAAGCAAAAGTCTAAGCTTCTTGCACCTCCTGTGAAGCTTGgtacagaagaagatgaggatgatgaggaTGTTAAACATGAACAAGGCTTTGGATCCGTAAAGCGTCAAAAGTTAGAGCAGAGAGACACACCTGTAAAGTCAGCAAAAGTATCGGATGTTG CACCACCTCCGCCCAGTGATCCTACTGTGAAGAAAGTTGCTGATAAACTAGCAAGTTTTGTTGCTAAGCATGGAAGGCCATTTGAGCACATTACACGGCAAAAGAATCCTGGGGATACACCATTTAA ATTTCTTTTTGACGAGAACTGTGCGGACTACAAGTACTATGTATTCAGGCTGGCTGAAGAGGAAAAATTAATTTCACAAACCAAGGATTCTGGTGTACTTCACAGTG GTGATGCAGGCTCGCGAACGTCCACAGCAGCAATCCCTTTGCAAAAGCCAGCTTATCAACAAACAGGATATCAGATCCCTGCCTCAGCTCTCTATGATACTCCTGTGGAACCTGGAGCTTCTTCTAGATCTGCTCAGGCATCAATTACAAGACCCAGCGACA GTGACTCCTTTAGTGGGCCGAGGGGTGCAGACCCTCTATCAATGATGGAGTTTTACATGAAGAAGGCTGcccaagaagagaaaatgagacGTCCTAGGCAGTCAAAAGACGAAATGCCTCCACCAGCTTCCCTTCAAGGCCCATCTG AAACTTCCTCCACAGACCCTGGAAAGAGAGGTCATCACATGGGTGATTATATCCCACTTGAGGAGCTAGATAAGTTCCTTTCAAAGTGCAATGACGCAGCTGCACAAAAAGCCACAAAGGAGGCTGCTGAGAAAGCGAAGATCCAAGCAGATAATGTTGGACATAAACTCTTGTCAAAAATGGGTTGGAAAGAAGGTGCTTACTTGCATCACTCTATCTGTAAATTGGTGCCCTTGTTTCTTTCTGTATCTTGTGCCTTTATGGAGACAAAGAGCTTAGAAAATTGGAGGAGTGGATTACAGGTGAAGGTATAG
- a CDS encoding SWAP (Suppressor-of-White-APricot)/surp domain-containing protein / D111/G-patch domain-containing protein, which translates to MCPTENNKQIWASFTCYILDAQQSTFLITIQSSPIVGLLFPFYSTSFRRLLTWNRRSDFNSTIALGLLAMDKGAPPSIFVNDGSFMERFRQLQQEKDKDKDKVVQVEDSKPVKIISNPKPAANKISIGLKPNDAQKKGGKLAFSLKQKSKLLAPPVKLGTEEDEDDEDVKHEQGFGSVKRQKLEQRDTPVKSAKVSDVAPPPPSDPTVKKVADKLASFVAKHGRPFEHITRQKNPGDTPFKFLFDENCADYKYYVFRLAEEEKLISQTKDSGVLHSGDAGSRTSTAAIPLQKPAYQQTGYQIPASALYDTPVEPGASSRSAQASITRPSDSDSFSGPRGADPLSMMEFYMKKAAQEEKMRRPRQSKDEMPPPASLQGPSETSSTDPGKRGHHMGDYIPLEELDKFLSKCNDAAAQKATKEAAEKAKIQADNVGHKLLSKMGWKEGEGIGSSRKGMADPIMAGDVKTNNLGVGASAPGEVKPEDDIYEQYKKRMMLGYKHRPNPLGNPRKAYY; encoded by the exons ATGTGTCCAActgaaaacaacaaacaaatatggGCCTCCTTTACGTGTTATATATTAGATGCACAACAATCGACTTTTCTGATTACGATTCAATCCTCTCCGATCGTTGGCCTCCTGTTTCCGTTTTACTCGACATCGTTCCGACGACTTTTGACCTGGAATCGACGCAG TGACTTCAATTCAACTATTGCACTTGGTTTGTTGGCAATGGACAAAGGAGCACCTCCTAGTATTTTTGTGAATGATGGGTCATTCATGGAAAGATTCAGACAGCTTCAACAGGAGAAAGATAAAGACAAGGATAAGGTTGTCCAAGTTGAGGATTCTAAGCCGGTGAAGATTATATCAAATCCCAAACCTGCTGCTAATAAAATTTCCATTGGATTAAAGCCCAATGATGCCCAGAAGAAAGGTGGTAAGCTTGCTTTCAGCTTGAAGCAAAAGTCTAAGCTTCTTGCACCTCCTGTGAAGCTTGgtacagaagaagatgaggatgatgaggaTGTTAAACATGAACAAGGCTTTGGATCCGTAAAGCGTCAAAAGTTAGAGCAGAGAGACACACCTGTAAAGTCAGCAAAAGTATCGGATGTTG CACCACCTCCGCCCAGTGATCCTACTGTGAAGAAAGTTGCTGATAAACTAGCAAGTTTTGTTGCTAAGCATGGAAGGCCATTTGAGCACATTACACGGCAAAAGAATCCTGGGGATACACCATTTAA ATTTCTTTTTGACGAGAACTGTGCGGACTACAAGTACTATGTATTCAGGCTGGCTGAAGAGGAAAAATTAATTTCACAAACCAAGGATTCTGGTGTACTTCACAGTG GTGATGCAGGCTCGCGAACGTCCACAGCAGCAATCCCTTTGCAAAAGCCAGCTTATCAACAAACAGGATATCAGATCCCTGCCTCAGCTCTCTATGATACTCCTGTGGAACCTGGAGCTTCTTCTAGATCTGCTCAGGCATCAATTACAAGACCCAGCGACA GTGACTCCTTTAGTGGGCCGAGGGGTGCAGACCCTCTATCAATGATGGAGTTTTACATGAAGAAGGCTGcccaagaagagaaaatgagacGTCCTAGGCAGTCAAAAGACGAAATGCCTCCACCAGCTTCCCTTCAAGGCCCATCTG AAACTTCCTCCACAGACCCTGGAAAGAGAGGTCATCACATGGGTGATTATATCCCACTTGAGGAGCTAGATAAGTTCCTTTCAAAGTGCAATGACGCAGCTGCACAAAAAGCCACAAAGGAGGCTGCTGAGAAAGCGAAGATCCAAGCAGATAATGTTGGACATAAACTCTTGTCAAAAATGGGTTGGAAAGAAG GTGAAGGTATAGGAAGCTCCAGAAAGGGTATGGCAGACCCTATAATGGCAGGCGATGTAAAGACAAACAACTTGGGAGTTGGTGCTTCCGCTCCAGGAGAAGTCAAGCCTGAGGATGATATATACGAGCAGTACAAGAAGCGGATGATGCTGGGTTACAAACACAGACCCAATCCACTG GGAAATCCCAGGAAGGCGTATTACTAA
- the GR1 gene encoding protein gamma response 1 (gamma response gene 1 (GR1); INVOLVED IN: meiotic DNA double-strand break processing, response to DNA damage stimulus, gamete generation, response to ionizing radiation; EXPRESSED IN: bud, cultured cell, leaf; EXPRESSED DURING: seedling growth; CONTAINS InterPro DOMAIN/s: DNA repair protein Sae2/CtIP (InterPro:IPR013882); Has 26568 Blast hits to 17186 proteins in 1344 species: Archae - 485; Bacteria - 2739; Metazoa - 14510; Fungi - 2010; Plants - 1072; Viruses - 86; Other Eukaryotes - 5666 (source: NCBI BLink).): MGDETVDGIEAKYISGLSTIMVATIQEAKDRISQIEYIFCSQLFPNFQSKSKAFEKVYSEARLAACDTWKDREKSLLDQIEELKVENQQIKSDKEKLAEELGKTASMPLRLTSLQGYIDHLKKKMKSRSKMVGDARDLYYRLVELLQVKGLDELSEDGINMIVSEVKSLKMKTEFLQEELSKKTLVTENLLKKLEYLSTEAADGERKLSSVEEEKQRLKTRLQVFEENVGRLEEILRQKTDEVEEGKTALEVLQGKLKLTEREMLNCKQKIADHEKEKTVVMGKAKDDMQGRHGSYLADLEALRCQSEEKSFELAMEIKKNKELSRTCKKWKSQHTFLCKRFNFTPDSVLHQSSLEDENKEIGQHEKSAISSYLERKHSETAEGADKVRIGTGSSGNNYEKESIIKTVQTPITSISPIVRSPGAAKPPQLSGLKRPASIWRDTRSRQSPGGHDPHDDFLDTPIENVKRVAGEEKHVHDVAKKDDSDDETQDMNPKPSPSRQRIQIAETSKKSFKHVESVRKKAERENLKGIECKQCKKFYDAVHPENEGNGNKSLRCEHHEGVSRHRYRYAPPMTPEGFWNIGFESEM, encoded by the exons ATGGGAGATGAAACTGTTGACGGTATCGAAGCCAAGTATATATCTGGTCTCAGTACTATAATGGTTGCTACAATTCAAGAAGCCAAGGATAGAATTTCTCAGATCGAGTATATTTTTTGTAGCCAGttatttccaaattttcaatccaaatccaaagcttttgaaaaagtttattCAGAAGCTCGTCTTGCTGCTTGTGATACTTggaaagatagagagaaaagTTTGTTAGATCAGATTGAAGAGCTTAAGGTAGAGAATCAACAGATTAAGTCAGATAAGGAGAAGTTAGCTGAAGAACTTGGTAAAACTGCTTCTATGCCTCTTAGATTGACGAGTCTACAAGGCTACATCGAtcatttgaaaaagaagatgaagagtaGATCTAAGATGGTTGGTGATGCAAGAGATTTGTATTATAGGTTAGTTGAGTTGTTGCAGGTTAAGGGTTTGGATGAGCTTAGCGAAGATGGGATAAATATGATTGTTTCGGAAGTGAAGAGCCTTAAGATGAAGACTGAATTTCTTCAGGAGGAACTCTCAAAGAAGACATTGGTGACGGAGAATCTGCTGAAGAAACTGGAGTACTTGTCTACAGAAGCTGCAGATGGTGAAAGGAAGTTGAGCAgcgttgaagaagagaaacaaagattgaAGACTAGGTTGCAGGTTTTTGAGGAGAATGTCGGTAGACTTGAAGAGATACTTAGGCAAAAGACCGATGAGGTTGAGGAAGGAAAGACAGCTCTTGAGGTTTTGCAGGGTAAACTCAAATTGACCGAGAGGGAAATGTTGAATTGTAAACAAAAGATTGCAGAtcatgagaaagaaaagacagtGGTTATGGGAAAAGCAAAGGATGATATGCAGGGCAGACACGGAAGCTACTTGGCTGACTTAGAAGCTTTACGTTGCCAGAGTGAAGAGAAATCATTTGAGTTAGCTAtggagataaagaaaaataaagaactcTCTCGTACTTGCAAAAAGTGGAAGTCCCAACATACTTTTCTCTGCAAAAGGTTTAATTTTACTCCTGACAGTGTTCTTCACCAAAGCAGCCTTGAGGATGAGAATAAAGAAATTGGTCAGCATGAGAAATCAGCAATCTCGAGTT ATCTTGAAAGGAAACACTCAGAAACTGCTGAAGGAGCAGACAAAGTGAGAATTGGTACTGGCTCGAGTGGCAACAACTATGAGAAAGAGAGTATAATCAAAACAGTGCAGACACCTATCACTTCCATCTCACCAATTGTGCGGTCACCTGGTGCTGCAAAACCTCCACAGCTAAGCGGATTAAAGCGTCCAGCTTCCATTTGGAGAGACACAAGATCTCGTCAATCTCCTGGAGGACATGATCCTCATGATGATTTTCTAGATACTCCCATTGAGAATGTCAAAAGGGTCGCTGGGGAAGAAAAACATGTTCATGATGTTGCTAAGAAAGATGATTCAGACGACGAGACACAGGACATGAATCCTAAACCGAGTCCATCACGACAGCGAATTCAAATTGCAGAAACGAGTAAAAAGAGTTTCAAGCATGTGGAGTCAGTGAGGAAAAAAGCCGAGAGGGAGAATTTGAAAGGTATAGAATGTAAACAATGCAAGAAATTCTATGATGCTGTTCATCCTGAGAATGAAGGAAATGGTAACAAAAGCTTGAGATGTGAACATCATGAAGGTGTGTCGAGGCATCGTTACAGATACGCTCCTCCAATGACTCCTGAAGGGTTTTGGAACATCGGGTTTGAATCCGAAATGTAA
- a CDS encoding interferon-activable protein (unknown protein; Has 191 Blast hits to 174 proteins in 54 species: Archae - 0; Bacteria - 7; Metazoa - 45; Fungi - 7; Plants - 40; Viruses - 0; Other Eukaryotes - 92 (source: NCBI BLink).) → MEPAHIDWKRIDSRFVEDVFYEHIRAPKWFDFLAPTHFDSIDDDAWFCKPECNHPKRPEDFFSTPTSSKHPSLRDTNETLTEQNQRRRGYALSPSTPNNQESENQNPNLATPPSYQAKSWRAAIKSTSVKKMNKEVPRLKSTQSARNLFSGRDIFGHISDFCYELKRLATRVTEREDTGKSEVKESHQVGEIVNQPYSVHDLELKKERKPLLEVSKDKLPESTDVKGSTFKENRRRKKRVDDAENIPVSLNVETVKNKGEEGRRKKRMDDAENIPVPLKLETIKNKGHERFLQQIRTNPPSPQCFSENRTATLKPLRTKPTEVLKRKEDEAEEEKNRKSGESKEATRGLDVLWFLKPCTLAN, encoded by the exons ATGGAGCCTGCTCATATCGATTGGAAGAGAATCGATTCTCGTTTTGTTGAAGACGTTTTTTACGAACACATCAGAGCTCCTAAATGGTTCGATTTCTTGGCCCCTACCCATTTTGACTCCATTGACGACGATGCTTGGTTCTGCAAACCTG AATGTAATCATCCCAAGAGACCTGAGGACTTTTTCTCAACGCCGACTTCTTCCAAG CATCCAAGTCTGAGGGATACGAATGAGACTCTAACAGAGCAGAATCAGAG GAGGAGGGGATATGCTTTATCACCTTCTACTCCAAACAACCAAGAAAGTGAAAATCAGAACCCGAACTTAGCCACACCTCCAAGCTACCAAGCAAAATCATGGAGAGCAGCAATTAAATCAACTTCTGTCAAGAAGATGAATAAAGAAGTTCCAAGACTAAAGAGCACACAATCAGCTAGAAATCTGTTTTCAGGGAGAGACATATTTGGTCATATCTCAGATTTCTGCTATGAATTGAAGAGATTAGCCACAAGGGTTACTGAGAGAGAAGATACTGGGAAATCTGAAGTGAAGGAGAGTCATCAAGTGGGTGAAATAGTAAATCAGCCTTACTCTGTTCATGACTTGGaattgaaaaaggaaagaaagcCACTGCTTGAAGTAAGCAAAGATAAGCTCCCTGAGTCCACGGATGTTAAAGGAAGCACATTTAAAGAGAACCgtagaagaaagaa GAGAGTGGATGATGCAGAGAACATTCCTGTCTCACTTAATGTGGAGACTGTAAAAAACAAAGGAGAGGAGGgtagaagaaagaa GAGAATGGATGATGCAGAGAACATCCCAGTTCCTCTAAAACTGGAGACTATAAAGAACAAAGGACACGAACGATTCCTGCAGCAAATCAGGACAAACCCACCATCTCCTCAATGCTTCTCTGAGAACCGGACAGCTACATTGAAACCCTTGAGGACCAAACCTACG GAAGTGTTGAAGAGAAAGGAAgatgaagctgaagaagaaaagaacagaAAGAGTGGAGAAAGCAAAGAAGCAACAAGGGGATTGGACGTTCTCTGGTTCTTAAAGCCTTGCACTTTAGCCAACTAG
- a CDS encoding interferon-activable protein (unknown protein; FUNCTIONS IN: molecular_function unknown; INVOLVED IN: biological_process unknown; LOCATED IN: cellular_component unknown; EXPRESSED IN: 20 plant structures; EXPRESSED DURING: 11 growth stages.) produces MEPAHIDWKRIDSRFVEDVFYEHIRAPKWFDFLAPTHFDSIDDDAWFCKPECNHPKRPEDFFSTPTSSKHPSLRDTNETLTEQNQRRRGYALSPSTPNNQESENQNPNLATPPSYQAKSWRAAIKSTSVKKMNKEVPRLKSTQSARNLFSGRDIFGHISDFCYELKRLATRVTEREDTGKSEVKESHQVGEIVNQPYSVHDLELKKERKPLLEVSKDKLPESTDVKGSTFKENRRRKKRMDDAENIPVPLKLETIKNKGHERFLQQIRTNPPSPQCFSENRTATLKPLRTKPTEVLKRKEDEAEEEKNRKSGESKEATRGLDVLWFLKPCTLAN; encoded by the exons ATGGAGCCTGCTCATATCGATTGGAAGAGAATCGATTCTCGTTTTGTTGAAGACGTTTTTTACGAACACATCAGAGCTCCTAAATGGTTCGATTTCTTGGCCCCTACCCATTTTGACTCCATTGACGACGATGCTTGGTTCTGCAAACCTG AATGTAATCATCCCAAGAGACCTGAGGACTTTTTCTCAACGCCGACTTCTTCCAAG CATCCAAGTCTGAGGGATACGAATGAGACTCTAACAGAGCAGAATCAGAG GAGGAGGGGATATGCTTTATCACCTTCTACTCCAAACAACCAAGAAAGTGAAAATCAGAACCCGAACTTAGCCACACCTCCAAGCTACCAAGCAAAATCATGGAGAGCAGCAATTAAATCAACTTCTGTCAAGAAGATGAATAAAGAAGTTCCAAGACTAAAGAGCACACAATCAGCTAGAAATCTGTTTTCAGGGAGAGACATATTTGGTCATATCTCAGATTTCTGCTATGAATTGAAGAGATTAGCCACAAGGGTTACTGAGAGAGAAGATACTGGGAAATCTGAAGTGAAGGAGAGTCATCAAGTGGGTGAAATAGTAAATCAGCCTTACTCTGTTCATGACTTGGaattgaaaaaggaaagaaagcCACTGCTTGAAGTAAGCAAAGATAAGCTCCCTGAGTCCACGGATGTTAAAGGAAGCACATTTAAAGAGAACCgtagaagaaagaa GAGAATGGATGATGCAGAGAACATCCCAGTTCCTCTAAAACTGGAGACTATAAAGAACAAAGGACACGAACGATTCCTGCAGCAAATCAGGACAAACCCACCATCTCCTCAATGCTTCTCTGAGAACCGGACAGCTACATTGAAACCCTTGAGGACCAAACCTACG GAAGTGTTGAAGAGAAAGGAAgatgaagctgaagaagaaaagaacagaAAGAGTGGAGAAAGCAAAGAAGCAACAAGGGGATTGGACGTTCTCTGGTTCTTAAAGCCTTGCACTTTAGCCAACTAG
- a CDS encoding DIS3-exonuclease-like protein (unknown protein; FUNCTIONS IN: molecular_function unknown; INVOLVED IN: biological_process unknown; LOCATED IN: endomembrane system; Has 35333 Blast hits to 34131 proteins in 2444 species: Archae - 798; Bacteria - 22429; Metazoa - 974; Fungi - 991; Plants - 531; Viruses - 0; Other Eukaryotes - 9610 (source: NCBI BLink).) yields the protein MLQLFFTIAFSAAPLTLYIPPIRCLTVFVETMEEMGMEGRVYSWRLFPRARIAWSRLLDCFFSSSRPLSS from the coding sequence atgttgcaGCTGTTTTTCACGATAGCGTTCTCGGCGGCGCCGTTAACGTTGTACATACCGCCGATAAGATGTTTGACGGTGTTTGTGGAGACGATGGAGGAGATGGGAATGGAAGGTAGGGTTTATAGCTGGAGACTTTTTCCTCGAGCCAGAATTGCTTGGTCAAGGCTTCTCgattgcttcttctcctcttcacgtcctctctcttcttaa
- a CDS encoding interferon-activable protein: MEPAHIDWKRIDSRFVEDVFYEHIRAPKWFDFLAPTHFDSIDDDAWFCKPECNHPKRPEDFFSTPTSSKHPSLRDTNETLTEQNQRRRGYALSPSTPNNQESENQNPNLATPPSYQAKSWRAAIKSTSVKKMNKEVPRLKSTQSARNLFSGRDIFGHISDFCYELKRLATRVTEREDTGKSEVKESHQVGEIVNQPYSVHDLELKKERKPLLEVSKDKLPESTDVKGSTFKENRRRKKRVDDAENIPVSLNVETVKNKGEEGRRKK; the protein is encoded by the exons ATGGAGCCTGCTCATATCGATTGGAAGAGAATCGATTCTCGTTTTGTTGAAGACGTTTTTTACGAACACATCAGAGCTCCTAAATGGTTCGATTTCTTGGCCCCTACCCATTTTGACTCCATTGACGACGATGCTTGGTTCTGCAAACCTG AATGTAATCATCCCAAGAGACCTGAGGACTTTTTCTCAACGCCGACTTCTTCCAAG CATCCAAGTCTGAGGGATACGAATGAGACTCTAACAGAGCAGAATCAGAG GAGGAGGGGATATGCTTTATCACCTTCTACTCCAAACAACCAAGAAAGTGAAAATCAGAACCCGAACTTAGCCACACCTCCAAGCTACCAAGCAAAATCATGGAGAGCAGCAATTAAATCAACTTCTGTCAAGAAGATGAATAAAGAAGTTCCAAGACTAAAGAGCACACAATCAGCTAGAAATCTGTTTTCAGGGAGAGACATATTTGGTCATATCTCAGATTTCTGCTATGAATTGAAGAGATTAGCCACAAGGGTTACTGAGAGAGAAGATACTGGGAAATCTGAAGTGAAGGAGAGTCATCAAGTGGGTGAAATAGTAAATCAGCCTTACTCTGTTCATGACTTGGaattgaaaaaggaaagaaagcCACTGCTTGAAGTAAGCAAAGATAAGCTCCCTGAGTCCACGGATGTTAAAGGAAGCACATTTAAAGAGAACCgtagaagaaagaa GAGAGTGGATGATGCAGAGAACATTCCTGTCTCACTTAATGTGGAGACTGTAAAAAACAAAGGAGAGGAGGgtagaagaaagaagtaa